Within the Corynebacterium afermentans subsp. lipophilum genome, the region GATCACAACATCAAAGGAGCGCCCAAGCTTATCGACGAGCTCCCGCTGCACCACCACATTCCGCAACTTCCGCGACACGGCGTGACGCGTCACCGCATTGCCCACCTGCTTGGACACCACCAGGCCGAAGCGCGGCCCTCCCTGGATGACTGCGTCGCCGCGCTGGTACACATGCACCATTAACGTGCGAGACCCCGCGCGCACACCCTTCCTCATCGCAGTTTTGAAGTCTGCGGAGGAAGAAAGCTTGTGCGGGCGGGGTAACACGCGCGGGTTGAAACTATGCCGTCAGCTTTGCGCGGCCCTTCTTGCGGCGCGCGGAAACGATGGCGCGGCCGGCGCGGGTCTGCATGCGGGCACGGAAGCCGTGCTTGCGTGCGCGGCGACGGTTGTTCGGCTGGAAAGTCCGCTTAGACACGGTGGACTCCTTGTGCGGTCATGAACAGCCGACGGCTCGTCAAAGCCTCCCGGGGAAGTGGCCGTTCCAAATGTGAA harbors:
- the rnpA gene encoding ribonuclease P protein component, whose product is MLPRPHKLSSSADFKTAMRKGVRAGSRTLMVHVYQRGDAVIQGGPRFGLVVSKQVGNAVTRHAVSRKLRNVVVQRELVDKLGRSFDVVIRALPPAGAATSDELARDLEKALDKAQKKR
- the rpmH gene encoding 50S ribosomal protein L34, with the protein product MSKRTFQPNNRRRARKHGFRARMQTRAGRAIVSARRKKGRAKLTA